The following proteins are co-located in the Labrys monachus genome:
- the hisI gene encoding phosphoribosyl-AMP cyclohydrolase has protein sequence MPISFAPPGDKAALEEGLAFTPKFDRDGLINVVAVGAAHGEVLMVAHMNAQSLARTLETGEAWYWSRSRQALWRKGETSGQLQRVVEMRTDCDQDALVIRVEVGGDGGCCHTGRHSCFYRVVAATDGSSVRLAADA, from the coding sequence ATGCCGATTTCCTTCGCGCCTCCCGGCGACAAGGCCGCCCTGGAAGAGGGCCTCGCCTTCACGCCGAAATTCGACCGTGACGGCCTGATCAACGTCGTCGCGGTCGGCGCCGCGCATGGCGAGGTGCTGATGGTGGCGCATATGAACGCCCAGTCCCTCGCCAGGACGCTGGAGACGGGGGAGGCCTGGTACTGGTCGCGCTCGCGCCAGGCGCTGTGGCGCAAGGGCGAGACCTCCGGCCAGCTCCAGCGCGTCGTCGAGATGCGCACCGATTGCGACCAGGACGCGCTCGTCATCCGGGTCGAGGTCGGCGGGGACGGCGGATGCTGCCACACCGGCCGCCATTCCTGCTTCTACCGGGTGGTGGCGGCGACGGATGGCTCGTCCGTGCGATTGGCAGCCGACGCCTGA
- the folE gene encoding GTP cyclohydrolase I FolE has translation MDFLVDKLPVKPERDDAARTPVAQRPSRKEAEAAVRTLIQWAGDDPDREGLLDTPRRVVKAWREMFGGYDQDVAEELDTVFDEVGGYGDIVLVRDIPFYSHCEHHIVPILGHAHIGYYPRDGVVGLSKLARVVEIYARRLQTQENLTASVVKAIEEHLNPRGLAVMMEAEHMCMAMRGIQKQGISTVTTGYTGVFKEDPQEQMRFLTMVRRTYNAR, from the coding sequence ATGGATTTCCTTGTGGACAAGCTTCCCGTCAAGCCGGAGCGGGATGACGCCGCGCGTACGCCCGTGGCCCAGCGGCCATCGCGCAAGGAGGCCGAGGCGGCGGTGCGGACGCTGATCCAGTGGGCGGGCGACGATCCGGACCGCGAGGGGCTGCTCGATACGCCGCGCCGCGTGGTCAAGGCCTGGCGCGAGATGTTCGGCGGCTATGACCAGGACGTGGCCGAGGAACTCGACACGGTGTTCGACGAGGTCGGCGGCTATGGCGACATCGTGCTGGTGCGCGACATCCCCTTCTATTCGCATTGCGAGCACCACATCGTGCCGATCCTGGGGCATGCCCATATCGGCTATTATCCGCGTGACGGCGTGGTCGGCCTGTCCAAGCTCGCCCGCGTGGTCGAGATCTATGCCCGCCGGCTGCAGACGCAGGAAAACCTCACCGCCAGCGTGGTGAAGGCGATCGAGGAGCATCTCAACCCCCGCGGCCTCGCCGTGATGATGGAGGCCGAGCATATGTGCATGGCCATGCGGGGCATCCAGAAGCAGGGCATCTCCACCGTGACCACCGGCTACACCGGCGTGTTCAAGGAGGATCCGCAGGAGCAGATGCGCTTCCTGACGATGGTGCGCCGGACCTACAACGCAAGATAG
- a CDS encoding ArsR/SmtB family transcription factor codes for MKLPMAEHPDPADLLFKALADPSRRKLLDVLHAHDGRTLAELCAHLDMTRQGVTQHLDLLEAANLVVPLRRGREKLHFLNPVPLQEIYERWIAKFEKPRLKALSTLKQSLEKDDD; via the coding sequence ATGAAGCTGCCCATGGCCGAACATCCCGATCCTGCCGACCTGCTGTTCAAGGCCCTGGCCGATCCCAGCCGGCGCAAGCTGCTGGACGTGCTGCACGCCCATGACGGCCGCACCCTCGCCGAGCTGTGCGCGCACCTCGACATGACGCGGCAGGGCGTGACGCAGCATCTCGATCTGCTGGAGGCGGCCAATCTCGTCGTCCCCCTGCGCCGCGGCCGCGAGAAGCTGCATTTCCTCAATCCGGTGCCCCTGCAGGAGATCTATGAGCGCTGGATCGCCAAATTCGAAAAGCCGCGCCTCAAGGCGCTTTCAACCCTGAAGCAAAGCCTGGAGAAAGACGATGACTAG
- a CDS encoding MFS transporter produces MAGKAGGAAALRDGARTGDIGIGRIVLASLVGTTIEFYDFYIYGTAAALVIGQTFFPQSAPGSQALNAFLTFGIAFLARPIGSILFGHFGDRIGRKSTLVASMLVMGLSTTLIGLLPGYQQAGALAPWLLCILRFGQGIGLGGEWGGAALLATENAPRGRRAWFGMFPQIGPALGFFMANGLFLLLLLGMDDASFIAWGWRIPFLISAVLVAIGLYLRVSITETPAFRQAVARNERVSVPLADVLRHHWLPLIQGSLSIVVCYALFYISTVFALGYGVGTRHIPRTEFLGMLCLAVVFMAVATPIAAALADRVGTRKVLLVSSALAALFGFALPPLLGGESIFGVQLFLSMALALMGLTFAPLGALLPSLFPTHVRYTGASSAYNLGGIIGASLAPYLAQLLLERGGLPWVGYYLTAAAVISFLAVFSIGETDEV; encoded by the coding sequence ATGGCAGGAAAGGCGGGGGGCGCCGCGGCGCTGCGCGATGGCGCGCGGACGGGAGACATCGGCATCGGCCGCATCGTGCTGGCGAGCCTGGTCGGCACCACGATCGAATTCTACGATTTCTACATCTACGGCACGGCCGCCGCCCTCGTCATCGGGCAGACTTTCTTTCCCCAGTCGGCGCCGGGATCCCAGGCGCTCAATGCGTTCCTGACCTTCGGCATCGCCTTCCTGGCGCGGCCGATCGGCTCCATCCTGTTCGGCCATTTCGGCGACCGCATAGGACGCAAGTCGACGCTCGTCGCCTCGATGCTGGTGATGGGCCTGTCGACGACGCTGATCGGCCTGCTGCCGGGCTACCAGCAGGCCGGCGCGCTTGCGCCCTGGCTGCTGTGCATCCTGCGCTTCGGCCAGGGCATCGGCCTCGGCGGCGAATGGGGCGGCGCGGCGCTGCTCGCCACAGAGAATGCGCCGCGCGGGCGCCGCGCCTGGTTCGGCATGTTCCCGCAGATCGGGCCGGCGCTCGGCTTCTTCATGGCCAACGGCCTGTTCCTGCTGCTGCTTCTCGGCATGGACGATGCGAGCTTCATCGCCTGGGGCTGGCGCATTCCCTTCCTGATCAGCGCTGTCCTCGTCGCCATCGGCCTCTATCTGCGCGTCTCCATCACCGAGACACCGGCGTTCCGCCAGGCGGTCGCCCGCAACGAGCGCGTGAGCGTGCCGCTGGCCGACGTGCTCCGGCATCATTGGCTGCCGCTGATCCAGGGCTCGCTGTCGATCGTGGTCTGCTACGCCCTCTTCTACATCTCCACCGTGTTCGCCCTCGGCTATGGCGTCGGCACGCGGCACATCCCGCGCACGGAATTCCTGGGGATGCTGTGCCTCGCCGTGGTGTTCATGGCGGTGGCGACGCCGATCGCGGCGGCGCTCGCCGACCGTGTCGGCACGCGCAAGGTCCTTCTGGTGTCGAGCGCCCTCGCCGCCCTGTTCGGCTTCGCCCTGCCCCCGCTCCTCGGCGGCGAGAGCATCTTCGGGGTGCAGCTCTTCCTGTCGATGGCGCTGGCTTTGATGGGCCTGACCTTCGCGCCGCTCGGCGCCCTGCTGCCCTCGCTCTTTCCCACCCATGTCCGCTACACCGGCGCTTCCAGCGCCTATAATCTCGGCGGCATCATCGGAGCGTCCCTCGCGCCCTATCTGGCGCAGCTCCTGCTCGAACGGGGCGGCCTGCCATGGGTCGGCTATTACCTCACCGCCGCGGCCGTCATCAGCTTCCTCGCCGTATTCAGCATAGGCGAGACGGACGAGGTGTGA
- a CDS encoding SRPBCC family protein, which produces MTRSTFVYVTYIRTTPEKLWSALTDAAFTRQYWFGMRCESQWTAGSSWQLMSGDGAIFDDGEIVEAEPPRRLVIRWQHQNKPELKIEGPSRCTMELEPSGGAVKLSITHTIEREPSKFIEAVSGGWPKVISNLKSLMETGAVALQEPYPPESAGAGAGKA; this is translated from the coding sequence ATGACTAGATCGACCTTTGTCTATGTGACCTATATCCGCACCACGCCGGAGAAGCTGTGGTCGGCGCTGACCGATGCGGCCTTCACCAGACAATATTGGTTCGGCATGCGCTGCGAGAGCCAATGGACGGCGGGATCGTCCTGGCAGCTGATGTCCGGTGACGGCGCTATCTTCGATGACGGCGAGATCGTCGAGGCCGAGCCCCCGCGGCGCCTGGTCATCCGCTGGCAGCACCAGAACAAGCCGGAGCTCAAAATCGAAGGCCCCTCGCGATGCACGATGGAGCTCGAGCCCAGCGGCGGCGCGGTCAAGCTCTCCATCACCCACACCATCGAGCGCGAACCCTCGAAATTCATCGAAGCGGTGTCCGGCGGCTGGCCGAAGGTCATCTCCAATCTGAAGTCGCTGATGGAGACCGGCGCCGTCGCGCTGCAGGAGCCCTACCCGCCCGAGAGCGCCGGCGCCGGCGCCGGCAAGGCATAG
- a CDS encoding iron-sulfur cluster assembly scaffold protein, with product MLDDVYNKRILELAANIPRIGHLPHADAAATAHSKLCGSTVSIELAMEGGKVSDFAHIVKACALGQASSSVMARNIIGADAQELRALRETMRRMLKENGPPPEGRFAEAAVLEPVRDFKARHASTLLTFDAVVSALDQIEARSKAAGQEA from the coding sequence ATGCTCGACGACGTCTATAATAAACGCATCCTCGAATTGGCAGCGAATATTCCGCGTATCGGCCATTTGCCGCACGCAGACGCCGCTGCCACCGCTCATTCGAAACTCTGCGGCTCGACGGTTTCGATCGAGCTGGCGATGGAAGGCGGCAAGGTTTCGGATTTCGCCCATATCGTCAAGGCCTGTGCGCTCGGCCAGGCCTCCTCCTCCGTTATGGCGCGCAACATCATCGGTGCGGACGCGCAGGAACTGCGCGCCTTGCGTGAAACCATGCGCCGCATGCTCAAGGAGAATGGCCCGCCGCCGGAAGGGCGCTTTGCCGAAGCCGCCGTGCTGGAGCCCGTGCGCGACTTCAAGGCGCGCCACGCTTCCACCCTGCTGACTTTCGACGCCGTGGTATCCGCCCTCGACCAGATCGAGGCGCGCAGCAAGGCCGCCGGGCAGGAAGCCTGA